A single Chaetodon trifascialis isolate fChaTrf1 chromosome 18, fChaTrf1.hap1, whole genome shotgun sequence DNA region contains:
- the epb41l3a gene encoding band 4.1-like protein 3a isoform X9: MTTEPGEPKEDQPKEAESFPEAAAHSTPKQGEEVGPSQIQAQSSLAEDSTSHLSSSSWIARSPARNPLSFRTMQTKVTLLDGSLFTCTVEKRARGLQLFEKVCEHINLLERDYFALSFRDADNNKNWLDPAKEMKKQVRGVPWNFSFNVKFYPPDPAQLSEDITRYFLCLQLRQDIVSGRLPCSFATHTVLGSYTIQSELGDYDPEECGSDYVSELSFAPNQTKEMEEKIMELHKAYRGMTPAEAEMHFLENVKKLSMYGVDLHHAKMVGSRFDCLPSAKSEDSEGVAIMLGVCSSGLLVYRDRLRINRFSWPKILKISYKRNNFYIKIRPGEFDQFESTIGFKLLNHRAAKRLWKVCVEHHSFFRLMSPEETPKKLLSLGSKFRYSGRTQIQTRRASAQISRPAPHFPRCISKRNMLSRSLDGASRATSSLIGSPAITVSPKANGDAHTDMGAGLYGASKAIAVSDLITTVTPERRMEERRVEQVEEVLVLGDEVQERMEVHKEELQQDEEEEEKEENREISQQSPPTPQKHDTKTELTDTALDGDLTVTESDQDEDLKTQETLGSPEEEQKPQSTISALRRSFLEGEAGGGGAGGGMTEWEKRLASSPLRRVDDSPMIEPLELDEPKPIFDEMSPELTALLKSAREQKTFREHNLLKTSEKVETVLLMTEPCDQHMQMADQPQVATGNLVGLPPSNPPPPPPGACMTHADDVTEEWASDDDSNNTHDQTNSPAEKHDINDVDVSDDEPSSQASDDDASDASEDAISVLAQVAVEEAMEAAVRHAQSPGVTDANQDAINTNFAVSYSEQELTSMAANNSPSTRTCSVLGCRPTGTQHYHEDKVSDDSEDERGWWSRENSPPPSLPHPTSRCSPCSANQTQPSDHSDDDNDESQPLKEEVPVMRKTLTYEAPGSRVDSDPPAGLLLSSQTFTAETSNTTTTTHITKTVKGGISETRIEKRIVISGDTDIDHDQALAAALSEARRQHPELSVTRVVVHKETEVSSDHVNN, from the exons ATGACGACAGAACCAGGTGAGCCAAAGGAGGACCAGCCCAAAGAGGCGGAGTCTTTccctgaagctgctgcacacTCTACACCTAAAcag GGAGAGGAGGTCGGGCCATCTCAGATCCAAGCTCAGAGCTCACTGGCTGAGGACTCAACCAGTCACCTGTCATCAAGCAGTTGGATCGCTCGCTCTCCGGCCAGAAACCCACTGAGCTTCAGGACGATGCAGACCAAAGTGACCCTGCTGGACGGCTCACTGTTCACCTGCACTGTGGAG AAACGTGCTCGTGGGCTTCAGTTGTTTGAGAAGGTTTGTGAACACATCAACCTGCTGGAGAGAGACTACTTCGCCTTGTCCTTCAGAGATGCAGACAACAACAAA AACTGGTTGGATCCAGCAAAAGAGATGAAGaagcaggtcagag GTGTTCCCTGGAATTTCTCATTCAATGTGAAGTTTTACCCTCCTGATCCAGCCCAGCTCTCTGAGGACATCACCAG GTACTTCCTTTGTCTCCAGCTCAGACAGGATATTGTTTCTGGTCGTCTTCCGTGCTCATTTGCAACACACACTGTCCTCGGCTCCTACACCATCCAATCAGAGCTTGGAGACTATGATCCTG AAGAGTGTGGTTCAGATTACGTCAGTGAACTCAGTTTTGCCccaaatcaaacaaaagaaatggagGAGAAGATCATGGAGCTACATAAAGCATACAG aggaatgACTCCAGCTGAAGCAGAGATGCACTTCCTGGAAAATGTAAAGAAGCTTTCCATGTATGGAGTTGACCTTCATCATGCAAAG ATGGTAGGAAGCCGATTTGATTGCTTGCCTTCAGCTAAGTCAGAG GACTCGGAGGGTGTGGCCATCATGCTCGGTGTGTGCAGTAGTGGTCTACTAGtctacagagacagactgaggatcAACAGATTCTCATGGCCGAAGATCCTGAAGATCTCATACAAACGGAACAACTTCTACATCAAAATCCGACCTGGAGAG TTTGACCAGTTTGAGTCTACCATTGGCTTCAAGCTGCTGAACCACAGAGCGGCTAAAAGACTGTGGAAAGTCTGTGTGGAGCATCACTCCTTCTTCAG gctGATGTCCCCAGAAGAAACCCCTAAGAAGTTACTGTCTCTGGGGTCAAAGTTTCGCTACAGCGGTCGGACTCAGATCCAGACTCGCAGAGCCAGCGCTCAGATCTCCAGACCTGCACCACATTTCCCACGATGCATCAGCAAGAGGAACATGCTGAGCCGCAGCCTGGATGGAG CTTCCAGGGCCACGtcctctctgattggctctccAGCCATCACAGTGTCCCCCAAAGCCAATGGTGATGCACACACAG acatggGTGCAGGCCTGTACGGAGCATCTAAAGCCATTGCTGTTAGTGACCTCATCACCACCGTGACacctgagaggaggatggaggagaggagggtggagcaAG TTGAGGAGGTACTGGTGTTGGGGGATGAGGtgcaggagaggatggaggtgcATAAAGAGGAGTTGCAgcaggatgaagaagaggaagagaaggaggagaacagagagattTCTCAACAGAGTCCTCCGACGCCTCAGAAGCATGACACCAAG acTGAGCTGACTGATACAGCTTTGGATGGCGACCTAACGGTTACTGAG tctgatcAGGATGAAGACTTGAAAACTCAG GAGACGTTGGGGAgtccagaggaggagcagaaaccTCAGAGCACCATCAGTGCTCTCAGACGCTCCTTCTTagagggagaagcaggaggaggaggagcaggtggagggatGACAGAGTGGGAGAAACGTCTTGCCTCCTCACCTCTACGACGAGTTGACGACTCCCCAATGATTGAACCGCTGGAACTAGATGAG cctAAACCTATATTCGATGAAATGTCTCCTGAGCTGACTGCTCTGCTGAAGTCGGCCAGAGAACAAAAAACCTTCAGAGAACACAACCTGCTGAAG ACATCAGAGAAGGTGGAGACGGTCTTATTAATGACGGAGCCATGTGACCAGCACATGCAAATGGCAGATCAGCCTCAGGTAGCAACTGGAAATCTTGTGGGCCTGCCCCCTAgtaaccccccaccccctccacctgGGGCCTGTATGACAcatgctgatgatgtcacagaagAATGGGCTAGCGATGATGACAGTAACAACACTCATGACCAGACTAACAGTccagcagaaaaacatgacatcaaTGACGTTGATGTCAGCGATGATGAGCCTAGTAGCCAAGctagtgatgatgatgctagCGATGCTAGTGAAGATGCCATCAGTGTGTTAGCACAGGTAGCAGTGGAGGAAGCCATGGAAGCTGCAGTTCGACATGCTCAGAGCCCAGGTGTTACTGATGCTAATCAGGATGCCATTAATACTAACTTTGCAGTTAGCTACAGTGAGCAGGAACTAACTAGCATGGCAGCTAACAACAGTCCCAGCACCAGAACCTGTTCTGTTCTGGGTTGTCGACCCACTGGGACTCAGCATTACCATGAAGACAAGGTCTCCGACGACTCAGAGGATGAGCGAGGGTGGTGGTCCAGAGAaaactctcctcctccctctttacCCCACCCAACCTCCAGGTGCTCCCCCTGCTCGGCCAATCAGACGCAACCATCTGACCACAGTGATGACGATAACGATGAGTCTCAGCCTCTGAAGGAG GAGGTCCCAGTGATGAGGAAGACTCTCACCTATGAAGCTCCGGGG agccGAGTGGACTCAGATCCTCCTGCAGGTTTGCTGCTGAGCTCCCAGACCTTCACTGCAGAGACCTctaacaccaccaccaccacacacatcACCAAG acAGTAAAAGGAGGAATTTCAGAAACCAGAATAGAGAAGAGAATCGTGATTTCTGGAGACACAGATATCGACCATGACCAG GCTTTGGCAGCGGCGCTCAGCGAGGCACGGCGGCAGCATCCTGAGCTGTCCGTTACGCGAGTTGTCGTCCATAAAGAAACAGAGGTCTCTTCTGATCATGTCAATAATTAG
- the epb41l3a gene encoding band 4.1-like protein 3a isoform X2 — protein sequence MTTEPGEPKEDQPKEAESFPEAAAHSTPKQGEEVGPSQIQAQSSLAEDSTSHLSSSSWIARSPARNPLSFRTMQTKVTLLDGSLFTCTVEKRARGLQLFEKVCEHINLLERDYFALSFRDADNNKNWLDPAKEMKKQVRGVPWNFSFNVKFYPPDPAQLSEDITRYFLCLQLRQDIVSGRLPCSFATHTVLGSYTIQSELGDYDPECGSDYVSELSFAPNQTKEMEEKIMELHKAYRGMTPAEAEMHFLENVKKLSMYGVDLHHAKMVGSRFDCLPSAKSEDSEGVAIMLGVCSSGLLVYRDRLRINRFSWPKILKISYKRNNFYIKIRPGEFDQFESTIGFKLLNHRAAKRLWKVCVEHHSFFRLMSPEETPKKLLSLGSKFRYSGRTQIQTRRASAQISRPAPHFPRCISKRNMLSRSLDGASRATSSLIGSPAITVSPKANGDAHTDMGAGLYGASKAIAVSDLITTVTPERRMEERRVEQVEEVLVLGDEVQERMEVHKEELQQDEEEEEKEENREISQQSPPTPQKHDTKTELTDTALDGDLTVTESDQDEDLKTQETLGSPEEEQKPQSTISALRRSFLEGEAGGGGAGGGMTEWEKRLASSPLRRVDDSPMIEPLELDETLPLDSRSTMESGTITNLVLPQPIRGKSYTVGRSYDTSSGRVITMTTRDDSTDVTIATGNIEMDMQFRIIPLSTADDVITGGPLITICEVKTPTSPPEIAPSVCDIFNDVISGNDTRGGGVSSLDLHQGEAPVISPLTPLVPLKSPLDEPILSPAPSPGLSGRTSPSLSRVPKPIFDEMSPELTALLKSAREQKTFREHNLLKTSEKVETVLLMTEPCDQHMQMADQPQVATGNLVGLPPSNPPPPPPGACMTHADDVTEEWASDDDSNNTHDQTNSPAEKHDINDVDVSDDEPSSQASDDDASDASEDAISVLAQVAVEEAMEAAVRHAQSPGVTDANQDAINTNFAVSYSEQELTSMAANNSPSTRTCSVLGCRPTGTQHYHEDKVSDDSEDERGWWSRENSPPPSLPHPTSRCSPCSANQTQPSDHSDDDNDESQPLKEEVPVMRKTLTYEAPGSRVDSDPPAGLLLSSQTFTAETSNTTTTTHITKTVKGGISETRIEKRIVISGDTDIDHDQALAAALSEARRQHPELSVTRVVVHKETEVSSDHVNN from the exons ATGACGACAGAACCAGGTGAGCCAAAGGAGGACCAGCCCAAAGAGGCGGAGTCTTTccctgaagctgctgcacacTCTACACCTAAAcag GGAGAGGAGGTCGGGCCATCTCAGATCCAAGCTCAGAGCTCACTGGCTGAGGACTCAACCAGTCACCTGTCATCAAGCAGTTGGATCGCTCGCTCTCCGGCCAGAAACCCACTGAGCTTCAGGACGATGCAGACCAAAGTGACCCTGCTGGACGGCTCACTGTTCACCTGCACTGTGGAG AAACGTGCTCGTGGGCTTCAGTTGTTTGAGAAGGTTTGTGAACACATCAACCTGCTGGAGAGAGACTACTTCGCCTTGTCCTTCAGAGATGCAGACAACAACAAA AACTGGTTGGATCCAGCAAAAGAGATGAAGaagcaggtcagag GTGTTCCCTGGAATTTCTCATTCAATGTGAAGTTTTACCCTCCTGATCCAGCCCAGCTCTCTGAGGACATCACCAG GTACTTCCTTTGTCTCCAGCTCAGACAGGATATTGTTTCTGGTCGTCTTCCGTGCTCATTTGCAACACACACTGTCCTCGGCTCCTACACCATCCAATCAGAGCTTGGAGACTATGATCCTG AGTGTGGTTCAGATTACGTCAGTGAACTCAGTTTTGCCccaaatcaaacaaaagaaatggagGAGAAGATCATGGAGCTACATAAAGCATACAG aggaatgACTCCAGCTGAAGCAGAGATGCACTTCCTGGAAAATGTAAAGAAGCTTTCCATGTATGGAGTTGACCTTCATCATGCAAAG ATGGTAGGAAGCCGATTTGATTGCTTGCCTTCAGCTAAGTCAGAG GACTCGGAGGGTGTGGCCATCATGCTCGGTGTGTGCAGTAGTGGTCTACTAGtctacagagacagactgaggatcAACAGATTCTCATGGCCGAAGATCCTGAAGATCTCATACAAACGGAACAACTTCTACATCAAAATCCGACCTGGAGAG TTTGACCAGTTTGAGTCTACCATTGGCTTCAAGCTGCTGAACCACAGAGCGGCTAAAAGACTGTGGAAAGTCTGTGTGGAGCATCACTCCTTCTTCAG gctGATGTCCCCAGAAGAAACCCCTAAGAAGTTACTGTCTCTGGGGTCAAAGTTTCGCTACAGCGGTCGGACTCAGATCCAGACTCGCAGAGCCAGCGCTCAGATCTCCAGACCTGCACCACATTTCCCACGATGCATCAGCAAGAGGAACATGCTGAGCCGCAGCCTGGATGGAG CTTCCAGGGCCACGtcctctctgattggctctccAGCCATCACAGTGTCCCCCAAAGCCAATGGTGATGCACACACAG acatggGTGCAGGCCTGTACGGAGCATCTAAAGCCATTGCTGTTAGTGACCTCATCACCACCGTGACacctgagaggaggatggaggagaggagggtggagcaAG TTGAGGAGGTACTGGTGTTGGGGGATGAGGtgcaggagaggatggaggtgcATAAAGAGGAGTTGCAgcaggatgaagaagaggaagagaaggaggagaacagagagattTCTCAACAGAGTCCTCCGACGCCTCAGAAGCATGACACCAAG acTGAGCTGACTGATACAGCTTTGGATGGCGACCTAACGGTTACTGAG tctgatcAGGATGAAGACTTGAAAACTCAG GAGACGTTGGGGAgtccagaggaggagcagaaaccTCAGAGCACCATCAGTGCTCTCAGACGCTCCTTCTTagagggagaagcaggaggaggaggagcaggtggagggatGACAGAGTGGGAGAAACGTCTTGCCTCCTCACCTCTACGACGAGTTGACGACTCCCCAATGATTGAACCGCTGGAACTAGATGAG actCTCCCACTGGACAGTCGCTCAACAATG GAGAGTGGGACCATAACAAACCtagttctccctcagccaatcagagggaaGAGCTATACTGTTGGTCGAAGCTATGACACCTCCTCCGGCAGGGTCATCACCATGACAACGAGGGATGACAGCACTGATGTTACCATAGCAACAGGGAATATCGAGATGGACATGCAGTTCAGAATCATCCCACTATCCAccgctgatgatgtcatcacaggTGGACCATTAATCACAATTTGTGAGGTGAAGACACCAACCTCACCACCTGAGATAGCGCCCAGTGTCTGTGACATCTTCAATGATGTCATTAGTGGGAATGACaccagaggaggtggagtcagTAGTCTGGACCTCCATCAGGGTGAAGCCCCTGTGATCTCACCTTTGACCCCACTCGTCCCTCTTAAATCCCCCCTGGACGAGCCAATCCTAAGCCCTGCTCCCTCACCGGGTCTGTCAGGCAGGACGTCACCCTCCCTCTCCAGAGTG cctAAACCTATATTCGATGAAATGTCTCCTGAGCTGACTGCTCTGCTGAAGTCGGCCAGAGAACAAAAAACCTTCAGAGAACACAACCTGCTGAAG ACATCAGAGAAGGTGGAGACGGTCTTATTAATGACGGAGCCATGTGACCAGCACATGCAAATGGCAGATCAGCCTCAGGTAGCAACTGGAAATCTTGTGGGCCTGCCCCCTAgtaaccccccaccccctccacctgGGGCCTGTATGACAcatgctgatgatgtcacagaagAATGGGCTAGCGATGATGACAGTAACAACACTCATGACCAGACTAACAGTccagcagaaaaacatgacatcaaTGACGTTGATGTCAGCGATGATGAGCCTAGTAGCCAAGctagtgatgatgatgctagCGATGCTAGTGAAGATGCCATCAGTGTGTTAGCACAGGTAGCAGTGGAGGAAGCCATGGAAGCTGCAGTTCGACATGCTCAGAGCCCAGGTGTTACTGATGCTAATCAGGATGCCATTAATACTAACTTTGCAGTTAGCTACAGTGAGCAGGAACTAACTAGCATGGCAGCTAACAACAGTCCCAGCACCAGAACCTGTTCTGTTCTGGGTTGTCGACCCACTGGGACTCAGCATTACCATGAAGACAAGGTCTCCGACGACTCAGAGGATGAGCGAGGGTGGTGGTCCAGAGAaaactctcctcctccctctttacCCCACCCAACCTCCAGGTGCTCCCCCTGCTCGGCCAATCAGACGCAACCATCTGACCACAGTGATGACGATAACGATGAGTCTCAGCCTCTGAAGGAG GAGGTCCCAGTGATGAGGAAGACTCTCACCTATGAAGCTCCGGGG agccGAGTGGACTCAGATCCTCCTGCAGGTTTGCTGCTGAGCTCCCAGACCTTCACTGCAGAGACCTctaacaccaccaccaccacacacatcACCAAG acAGTAAAAGGAGGAATTTCAGAAACCAGAATAGAGAAGAGAATCGTGATTTCTGGAGACACAGATATCGACCATGACCAG GCTTTGGCAGCGGCGCTCAGCGAGGCACGGCGGCAGCATCCTGAGCTGTCCGTTACGCGAGTTGTCGTCCATAAAGAAACAGAGGTCTCTTCTGATCATGTCAATAATTAG
- the epb41l3a gene encoding band 4.1-like protein 3a isoform X12: MTTEPGEPKEDQPKEAESFPEAAAHSTPKQGEEVGPSQIQAQSSLAEDSTSHLSSSSWIARSPARNPLSFRTMQTKVTLLDGSLFTCTVEKRARGLQLFEKVCEHINLLERDYFALSFRDADNNKNWLDPAKEMKKQVRGVPWNFSFNVKFYPPDPAQLSEDITRYFLCLQLRQDIVSGRLPCSFATHTVLGSYTIQSELGDYDPEECGSDYVSELSFAPNQTKEMEEKIMELHKAYRGMTPAEAEMHFLENVKKLSMYGVDLHHAKMVGSRFDCLPSAKSEDSEGVAIMLGVCSSGLLVYRDRLRINRFSWPKILKISYKRNNFYIKIRPGEFDQFESTIGFKLLNHRAAKRLWKVCVEHHSFFRLMSPEETPKKLLSLGSKFRYSGRTQIQTRRASAQISRPAPHFPRCISKRNMLSRSLDGASRATSSLIGSPAITVSPKANGDAHTDMGAGLYGASKAIAVSDLITTVTPERRMEERRVEQVEEVLVLGDEVQERMEVHKEELQQDEEEEEKEENREISQQSPPTPQKHDTKTELTDTALDGDLTVTESDQDEDLKTQETLGSPEEEQKPQSTISALRRSFLEGEAGGGGAGGGMTEWEKRLASSPLRRVDDSPMIEPLELDETLPLDSRSTMESGTITNLVLPQPIRGKSYTVGRSYDTSSGRVITMTTRDDSTDVTIATGNIEMDMQFRIIPLSTADDVITGGPLITICEVKTPTSPPEIAPSVCDIFNDVISGNDTRGGGVSSLDLHQGEAPVISPLTPLVPLKSPLDEPILSPAPSPGLSGRTSPSLSRVPKPIFDEMSPELTALLKSAREQKTFREHNLLKTSEKVETVLLMTEPCDQHMQMADQPQEVPVMRKTLTYEAPGSRVDSDPPAGLLLSSQTFTAETSNTTTTTHITKTVKGGISETRIEKRIVISGDTDIDHDQALAAALSEARRQHPELSVTRVVVHKETEVSSDHVNN; encoded by the exons ATGACGACAGAACCAGGTGAGCCAAAGGAGGACCAGCCCAAAGAGGCGGAGTCTTTccctgaagctgctgcacacTCTACACCTAAAcag GGAGAGGAGGTCGGGCCATCTCAGATCCAAGCTCAGAGCTCACTGGCTGAGGACTCAACCAGTCACCTGTCATCAAGCAGTTGGATCGCTCGCTCTCCGGCCAGAAACCCACTGAGCTTCAGGACGATGCAGACCAAAGTGACCCTGCTGGACGGCTCACTGTTCACCTGCACTGTGGAG AAACGTGCTCGTGGGCTTCAGTTGTTTGAGAAGGTTTGTGAACACATCAACCTGCTGGAGAGAGACTACTTCGCCTTGTCCTTCAGAGATGCAGACAACAACAAA AACTGGTTGGATCCAGCAAAAGAGATGAAGaagcaggtcagag GTGTTCCCTGGAATTTCTCATTCAATGTGAAGTTTTACCCTCCTGATCCAGCCCAGCTCTCTGAGGACATCACCAG GTACTTCCTTTGTCTCCAGCTCAGACAGGATATTGTTTCTGGTCGTCTTCCGTGCTCATTTGCAACACACACTGTCCTCGGCTCCTACACCATCCAATCAGAGCTTGGAGACTATGATCCTG AAGAGTGTGGTTCAGATTACGTCAGTGAACTCAGTTTTGCCccaaatcaaacaaaagaaatggagGAGAAGATCATGGAGCTACATAAAGCATACAG aggaatgACTCCAGCTGAAGCAGAGATGCACTTCCTGGAAAATGTAAAGAAGCTTTCCATGTATGGAGTTGACCTTCATCATGCAAAG ATGGTAGGAAGCCGATTTGATTGCTTGCCTTCAGCTAAGTCAGAG GACTCGGAGGGTGTGGCCATCATGCTCGGTGTGTGCAGTAGTGGTCTACTAGtctacagagacagactgaggatcAACAGATTCTCATGGCCGAAGATCCTGAAGATCTCATACAAACGGAACAACTTCTACATCAAAATCCGACCTGGAGAG TTTGACCAGTTTGAGTCTACCATTGGCTTCAAGCTGCTGAACCACAGAGCGGCTAAAAGACTGTGGAAAGTCTGTGTGGAGCATCACTCCTTCTTCAG gctGATGTCCCCAGAAGAAACCCCTAAGAAGTTACTGTCTCTGGGGTCAAAGTTTCGCTACAGCGGTCGGACTCAGATCCAGACTCGCAGAGCCAGCGCTCAGATCTCCAGACCTGCACCACATTTCCCACGATGCATCAGCAAGAGGAACATGCTGAGCCGCAGCCTGGATGGAG CTTCCAGGGCCACGtcctctctgattggctctccAGCCATCACAGTGTCCCCCAAAGCCAATGGTGATGCACACACAG acatggGTGCAGGCCTGTACGGAGCATCTAAAGCCATTGCTGTTAGTGACCTCATCACCACCGTGACacctgagaggaggatggaggagaggagggtggagcaAG TTGAGGAGGTACTGGTGTTGGGGGATGAGGtgcaggagaggatggaggtgcATAAAGAGGAGTTGCAgcaggatgaagaagaggaagagaaggaggagaacagagagattTCTCAACAGAGTCCTCCGACGCCTCAGAAGCATGACACCAAG acTGAGCTGACTGATACAGCTTTGGATGGCGACCTAACGGTTACTGAG tctgatcAGGATGAAGACTTGAAAACTCAG GAGACGTTGGGGAgtccagaggaggagcagaaaccTCAGAGCACCATCAGTGCTCTCAGACGCTCCTTCTTagagggagaagcaggaggaggaggagcaggtggagggatGACAGAGTGGGAGAAACGTCTTGCCTCCTCACCTCTACGACGAGTTGACGACTCCCCAATGATTGAACCGCTGGAACTAGATGAG actCTCCCACTGGACAGTCGCTCAACAATG GAGAGTGGGACCATAACAAACCtagttctccctcagccaatcagagggaaGAGCTATACTGTTGGTCGAAGCTATGACACCTCCTCCGGCAGGGTCATCACCATGACAACGAGGGATGACAGCACTGATGTTACCATAGCAACAGGGAATATCGAGATGGACATGCAGTTCAGAATCATCCCACTATCCAccgctgatgatgtcatcacaggTGGACCATTAATCACAATTTGTGAGGTGAAGACACCAACCTCACCACCTGAGATAGCGCCCAGTGTCTGTGACATCTTCAATGATGTCATTAGTGGGAATGACaccagaggaggtggagtcagTAGTCTGGACCTCCATCAGGGTGAAGCCCCTGTGATCTCACCTTTGACCCCACTCGTCCCTCTTAAATCCCCCCTGGACGAGCCAATCCTAAGCCCTGCTCCCTCACCGGGTCTGTCAGGCAGGACGTCACCCTCCCTCTCCAGAGTG cctAAACCTATATTCGATGAAATGTCTCCTGAGCTGACTGCTCTGCTGAAGTCGGCCAGAGAACAAAAAACCTTCAGAGAACACAACCTGCTGAAG ACATCAGAGAAGGTGGAGACGGTCTTATTAATGACGGAGCCATGTGACCAGCACATGCAAATGGCAGATCAGCCTCAG GAGGTCCCAGTGATGAGGAAGACTCTCACCTATGAAGCTCCGGGG agccGAGTGGACTCAGATCCTCCTGCAGGTTTGCTGCTGAGCTCCCAGACCTTCACTGCAGAGACCTctaacaccaccaccaccacacacatcACCAAG acAGTAAAAGGAGGAATTTCAGAAACCAGAATAGAGAAGAGAATCGTGATTTCTGGAGACACAGATATCGACCATGACCAG GCTTTGGCAGCGGCGCTCAGCGAGGCACGGCGGCAGCATCCTGAGCTGTCCGTTACGCGAGTTGTCGTCCATAAAGAAACAGAGGTCTCTTCTGATCATGTCAATAATTAG